One Tunturibacter gelidoferens genomic region harbors:
- a CDS encoding SDR family oxidoreductase encodes MRIFVTGATGFIGSTLVPELINAGHQVLGLTRSDAGAKSLLAAGAEVHRGNLEDPDSLRAGAAKADGVIHLAFDHDFSNFVAICEKDRRAIEALGDALVGSNRPLVITSGTGMGNAAPGKPATEDHFDPNHPNPRKSSELAAASVAERGVNVSVVRLPQVHDTFKQGLITYAVAVAREKGISAYVGDGLNRWPAAHVLDTARLYRLALEKAEAGARYNAVAEEGVTVRDIAEVIGRGLKVPVASLSQEDAAGHFGWLAPFVGWDMPASSAQTQERLGWHPTGPGLIADLEQMKYS; translated from the coding sequence ATGCGTATATTTGTCACGGGCGCTACCGGTTTTATCGGTTCCACTCTTGTTCCGGAGCTCATCAACGCTGGCCATCAGGTACTCGGACTGACCCGTTCGGATGCGGGTGCGAAGTCTCTCCTCGCGGCGGGAGCAGAGGTGCATCGCGGCAATCTCGAAGACCCGGATAGCCTGCGGGCGGGGGCGGCCAAGGCGGACGGCGTGATTCACCTCGCGTTCGACCACGACTTCTCGAATTTTGTGGCGATTTGCGAGAAGGACCGGCGCGCCATCGAGGCTCTCGGCGACGCGCTCGTCGGATCTAACCGCCCGTTGGTGATCACCTCCGGGACTGGAATGGGTAACGCTGCGCCAGGTAAACCCGCGACCGAAGATCACTTCGATCCTAATCACCCGAATCCGCGTAAGAGTTCGGAGTTAGCGGCGGCTTCCGTGGCGGAGCGGGGTGTCAACGTGTCAGTTGTGCGGCTTCCTCAGGTTCACGATACGTTTAAGCAGGGCCTGATCACCTATGCAGTCGCGGTGGCTCGCGAGAAGGGTATCTCGGCTTATGTGGGCGATGGGCTGAACCGCTGGCCTGCGGCGCATGTGCTCGATACTGCGCGTCTCTACAGGCTGGCACTGGAAAAGGCAGAGGCAGGCGCAAGGTATAACGCCGTTGCTGAAGAAGGTGTGACGGTTCGGGACATCGCTGAAGTGATTGGGCGAGGGCTGAAGGTACCGGTGGCCTCTCTGTCTCAAGAGGACGCGGCGGGGCATTTTGGATGGCTTGCGCCGTTTGTCGGTTGGGATATGCCGGCGTCAAGCGCTCAAACCCAGGAGCGGCTGGGATGGCACCCGACGGGGCCCGGGCTGATCGCCGATCTCGAACAGATGAAGTACTCCTAG
- a CDS encoding MOSC and FAD-binding oxidoreductase domain-containing protein, translated as MSALISVNVGLPRDLEWQGKVVRTAVWKRSVPGRVMARRINLDGDGQGDLAGHGGEHRAVMVYQLDSYRYWETYLQRHDFEYGQFGENLTVDGLSDEEVCIGDRYRIGGALFEVTQPRVTCYRVGIRMNNPQMAALLVSHKRPGFYFRVIEEGEIGAGDEIVKVAEGEERVSVAEIDALLYLPDHPRDRLKRALRIPALSAGWRGSLKALLDADDKGGNAGLARSSAPPPAWSGFRSLRVGAVRRESVDVLSFVLESDDRSPLPAPLAGQFLVFKLELDKDSAPILRSYSMSGPQGAGTYRVSVKRADGAGSRYFHERIQVGDVLQVSAPRGSFTLAPNDRPVVLLSAGIGATPVLSMLHSLAATEADSNREIWWCYGSRNGGEHPFALEARELLKGLPQGRSLIAYSKPEEGDRLGEDYDVRGHLNLSLLEERNVPKAADFYLCGPVSFLADLTTALKAWSIADSCIHSETFGTESAITPGIASTTLVQPHQPAGTVGGGPKVFFTRSGLTVPWNERYGSLLEFAEACDVPVRWACRTGVCHVCESGLIGGTINYAPEPLDRPSEGDVLICCSTPLSEIELDL; from the coding sequence ATGAGTGCTCTTATTTCGGTGAATGTCGGTCTGCCACGCGACTTGGAGTGGCAAGGCAAGGTGGTCCGCACTGCTGTTTGGAAGCGATCAGTGCCAGGCCGGGTGATGGCGCGTCGTATTAATCTTGATGGCGATGGGCAGGGCGACCTTGCAGGACACGGCGGAGAGCACCGCGCGGTGATGGTGTATCAACTCGACTCTTATCGCTATTGGGAGACGTACCTTCAGCGGCATGATTTTGAGTACGGTCAGTTCGGCGAGAACCTGACGGTTGATGGTCTGTCCGATGAGGAGGTCTGTATTGGCGATCGCTACCGGATCGGTGGAGCGCTGTTCGAAGTGACGCAGCCGCGAGTTACCTGCTATCGCGTCGGCATCAGGATGAACAACCCGCAGATGGCCGCGCTCCTGGTTTCGCATAAGCGACCGGGGTTCTACTTCCGCGTAATTGAGGAAGGCGAGATCGGCGCGGGAGATGAGATTGTGAAGGTGGCGGAGGGAGAGGAGCGCGTCAGCGTTGCCGAGATCGATGCGCTGCTTTATTTGCCTGACCACCCGCGTGATCGACTGAAACGTGCACTTCGCATTCCGGCACTCAGTGCAGGCTGGAGAGGGTCGTTGAAAGCTCTGCTGGATGCGGATGATAAGGGTGGCAATGCCGGCCTCGCCCGATCTTCAGCGCCACCGCCGGCGTGGAGCGGGTTTCGGTCGCTGCGAGTGGGGGCGGTGCGGCGAGAGAGCGTTGACGTGCTCTCCTTTGTTCTTGAGTCGGACGATCGGAGCCCGCTGCCGGCGCCTCTTGCAGGTCAGTTTCTGGTGTTCAAGCTCGAATTGGATAAGGACTCAGCTCCGATCCTGCGAAGTTATTCGATGTCCGGTCCGCAGGGTGCGGGGACCTATCGGGTCAGCGTGAAGCGTGCTGATGGTGCAGGCAGCCGCTACTTTCATGAACGTATTCAGGTTGGCGATGTACTTCAGGTGAGCGCGCCGAGAGGCAGCTTTACACTTGCTCCGAACGACAGACCCGTAGTGCTGCTGAGCGCGGGTATCGGGGCGACGCCGGTGCTGTCCATGCTTCACTCACTTGCGGCGACAGAAGCAGATTCCAACCGGGAGATCTGGTGGTGTTACGGAAGCCGCAACGGCGGAGAACATCCATTTGCGCTGGAAGCACGAGAGCTTTTGAAGGGTCTTCCTCAAGGCCGTTCGTTGATTGCGTACAGCAAGCCAGAGGAGGGAGATCGGCTGGGAGAGGACTACGACGTTCGCGGGCATCTGAATCTCTCCTTATTGGAAGAGCGCAACGTACCCAAGGCAGCGGACTTCTATCTGTGTGGGCCTGTCAGTTTTCTTGCGGATCTGACTACAGCGTTGAAGGCGTGGAGTATCGCTGATTCCTGCATTCATTCAGAGACGTTCGGTACGGAATCAGCAATAACACCGGGAATCGCAAGTACTACATTGGTGCAGCCGCATCAGCCTGCCGGAACAGTTGGCGGCGGCCCGAAGGTTTTCTTCACCCGCAGCGGTCTCACAGTTCCGTGGAACGAGCGATATGGAAGTCTTCTCGAATTCGCTGAAGCTTGCGATGTTCCTGTCCGATGGGCTTGCCGGACGGGCGTCTGCCATGTGTGCGAGTCCGGGTTGATTGGCGGCACAATCAACTATGCGCCGGAGCCGCTTGATCGGCCCTCTGAGGGAGACGTTTTGATCTGTTGCTCGACACCCTTGTCAGAGATTGAATTGGATCTCTGA
- a CDS encoding VWA domain-containing protein: protein MMTILPHLRARILLLLSCSIVLTLPAARAQGTPAQNPPQQTKPSPDDAGPDTDNGTIVLKKKKEADEPPPPAAPVAPKVKNPDNETFSLRVDVPIVNIDASVILDKTHQFVPGLKANNFLILEDGVPQTITSVRTIQTPITAVMLLEFAANSYYLINDMRNASYSFFRSLRPDDYVAVVTYDLRTHILTDFTNNKELIAQSLQSLMIPGFSDTNMFDALYETLDRTSRIEGRKYIILIGSGRDTFSKLTLDKILNKVKNTPNVTIFTIGTGAMLNELRSGGGPRELDYLQAQNQMRTFASMTGGLSFAPIFQGELPDIFAQINQSIRNEYILTYRPTNNKSDGTYRKVKVLLVDNEGHPLRMQDEKGKPQKYSVIARDGYSAKLPVE from the coding sequence ATGATGACTATCCTTCCGCATCTCAGGGCCCGCATCCTTCTCCTGCTCTCCTGCTCCATCGTTCTCACCCTGCCCGCCGCCCGCGCGCAAGGAACCCCGGCCCAAAACCCACCCCAGCAGACCAAGCCATCCCCCGACGACGCCGGTCCCGACACCGACAACGGCACAATCGTCCTCAAGAAGAAGAAGGAAGCCGACGAGCCCCCACCTCCCGCCGCGCCCGTCGCCCCCAAGGTCAAAAATCCAGACAACGAAACCTTCTCCCTCCGCGTCGACGTCCCCATCGTCAACATCGACGCCAGCGTCATCCTCGACAAGACCCACCAGTTCGTCCCCGGCCTCAAGGCCAACAACTTCCTTATCCTCGAAGACGGTGTCCCTCAGACCATCACCAGCGTCCGCACCATCCAGACCCCCATCACCGCCGTCATGCTGCTTGAGTTCGCCGCCAACAGCTACTACCTCATCAACGACATGCGGAACGCCTCCTATAGCTTCTTCCGCTCCCTCCGCCCCGACGACTACGTCGCCGTCGTCACCTACGACCTCCGCACCCACATCCTCACCGACTTCACCAACAACAAGGAGCTCATCGCCCAGTCGCTCCAGTCCCTCATGATCCCCGGCTTCTCCGACACCAACATGTTCGACGCCCTCTACGAGACCCTCGACCGCACCAGCCGCATCGAAGGCCGCAAGTACATCATCCTCATCGGCTCCGGCCGCGACACCTTCTCGAAACTCACCCTCGACAAGATCCTCAACAAAGTGAAGAACACACCCAACGTCACCATCTTCACCATCGGCACCGGAGCCATGCTCAACGAGCTCCGTTCCGGCGGCGGCCCGCGCGAACTCGACTACCTCCAGGCCCAGAACCAGATGCGCACCTTCGCCTCCATGACCGGCGGCCTCAGCTTCGCCCCCATCTTCCAGGGCGAACTCCCCGACATCTTCGCCCAGATCAACCAATCCATCCGCAACGAGTACATCCTCACCTACCGCCCCACCAACAACAAGAGCGACGGCACCTATCGCAAGGTCAAGGTCCTCCTCGTCGACAACGAAGGGCACCCCCTTCGCATGCAGGACGAAAAGGGCAAACCGCAAAAATACTCCGTCATAGCCCGCGACGGGTACAGCGCCAAACTCCCGGTCGAATAA
- a CDS encoding YybH family protein: protein MNRRQLLTAACCTAPSILLSTGKAQSKPPGNQLQGSPAQRESLHKTGDAIRSAFAKGDVDEILAYHHPEVIKALAYQNYIVGIEALKASLLSTFRSFKLEFLENTPETILFHEGTAVEISLFAIRSVPKAAGSPAIFKGRSMVVYVEYPASPTGWASIRETVQPAT from the coding sequence ATGAACCGGAGACAGCTGCTCACCGCCGCCTGTTGTACCGCGCCCTCCATTCTGCTCTCCACCGGCAAAGCTCAATCGAAGCCACCCGGCAACCAACTTCAGGGCTCTCCCGCCCAAAGAGAGTCTCTCCACAAAACCGGCGATGCGATTCGATCCGCGTTCGCCAAGGGCGATGTCGACGAAATCCTCGCATACCACCACCCCGAGGTCATCAAAGCTCTCGCCTATCAGAACTACATCGTAGGCATCGAAGCCCTCAAAGCAAGTCTTCTCAGCACCTTTCGATCCTTCAAGCTGGAGTTCCTTGAAAACACTCCGGAAACCATCCTCTTCCACGAAGGTACCGCCGTAGAGATAAGCCTCTTCGCCATCCGAAGCGTCCCCAAGGCAGCTGGCTCACCCGCCATCTTCAAAGGACGTTCCATGGTCGTCTACGTCGAGTATCCTGCAAGTCCTACGGGCTGGGCCTCCATCCGGGAAACAGTCCAGCCCGCAACCTGA
- a CDS encoding SpoIVB peptidase S55, with the protein MAAVKTRLWIVGLAVGGMLGSSVLVEGAWAEGQAVSGAGGWTAVAAPSTAPVVTKFFPLGEVKRGMRGVAYTVFEGVNPEPMQVEILGLLKDALGPGQDMILARLHGDKPEYTGVVAGMSGSPVYIDGRLVGALSYRIGQFSKEPIAGITPIESMLQVRDGDGAAAMKLAGVKLPEVSREFEGQPEMRAMETPLVMGGFSQETVERFGDRFRAMGLTPVVGLGGADSAAVQPEPLVPGSAVSAVLVRGDLSMAGTCTVTYVDPTRLLACGHPITQYGPVDMPMTKATVLASLASPLNAFKIINTTETVGAFTEDRASAIMGRFGVEARMIPVVVEVVPPAMEKGLQGKTKTLHFEVLDNRQLTPSAMLVSVYQSLQTNNTAAEELSYRLSGEIDVKGLPPVRMQGLMAQNELNPATINAALLVNDRFSKVYGNALDQPVVTGVRLKVEAIPARMSAVLESARLSRTEARAGDEIEVEAVVHPYQAEARMVRVKVRVPDSVSAGAMRVVVSDGATVDRLITKTGAERSVGLADTVATLNRMHENDRVYVTLLNHATQAVLEGEALPGVPLSMANVFEPLKDAQKMQLTGESVLAAGSVEAGYAVNGYQVLNLVVR; encoded by the coding sequence ATGGCTGCGGTAAAGACTCGGTTGTGGATAGTTGGCCTGGCAGTAGGCGGGATGTTGGGGAGTTCTGTGCTGGTAGAAGGGGCCTGGGCCGAGGGGCAGGCGGTGAGTGGGGCGGGGGGATGGACTGCGGTGGCGGCGCCTTCGACTGCTCCGGTGGTGACGAAGTTTTTTCCGCTGGGTGAGGTGAAGCGGGGGATGCGCGGGGTGGCTTATACGGTGTTCGAAGGGGTGAACCCGGAGCCGATGCAGGTGGAGATTCTCGGACTTTTGAAAGATGCGCTGGGGCCGGGGCAGGACATGATTCTGGCGAGGCTGCATGGGGATAAGCCGGAGTATACGGGCGTGGTGGCGGGGATGAGCGGGAGCCCGGTGTACATCGACGGGCGGCTGGTGGGGGCGCTGAGTTATCGGATTGGGCAGTTCAGCAAGGAGCCGATTGCGGGGATTACACCGATCGAGTCGATGCTGCAGGTGCGGGATGGAGACGGCGCGGCTGCGATGAAGTTGGCCGGAGTGAAGCTGCCTGAGGTGAGCAGAGAGTTTGAGGGGCAGCCGGAGATGCGGGCGATGGAGACTCCGCTGGTGATGGGCGGGTTCAGCCAGGAGACGGTGGAGCGATTTGGGGATCGTTTCCGGGCGATGGGGTTGACGCCGGTAGTGGGGTTGGGTGGGGCGGACTCTGCTGCGGTGCAGCCGGAGCCGCTGGTGCCGGGGAGTGCGGTGAGCGCGGTGCTGGTGCGGGGGGATCTGTCGATGGCGGGGACTTGCACGGTGACGTATGTGGACCCGACGCGGCTGCTGGCGTGCGGACATCCGATTACGCAGTATGGGCCGGTGGATATGCCGATGACCAAGGCAACGGTGCTAGCGTCGCTGGCTTCTCCGCTGAATGCGTTCAAGATTATTAACACGACGGAGACGGTAGGGGCGTTTACGGAGGATCGTGCTTCGGCGATTATGGGGCGGTTTGGGGTGGAGGCACGGATGATTCCGGTGGTGGTGGAGGTGGTTCCTCCTGCGATGGAGAAAGGACTGCAGGGGAAGACGAAGACGCTGCACTTTGAGGTGCTGGATAACCGGCAGCTGACGCCGTCGGCGATGCTGGTGTCGGTGTACCAGAGCTTGCAGACGAACAATACTGCGGCGGAGGAGTTGAGTTACCGGCTGTCGGGCGAGATCGACGTGAAGGGGCTGCCGCCGGTGCGGATGCAGGGGCTGATGGCGCAAAACGAGTTGAACCCGGCGACGATCAATGCGGCTCTGCTGGTGAATGACCGGTTCAGCAAGGTGTATGGGAATGCGCTGGATCAGCCGGTGGTGACGGGGGTGAGGCTGAAGGTGGAGGCGATTCCGGCGCGGATGTCGGCGGTATTGGAGTCGGCGCGTTTGAGCAGGACGGAGGCGCGTGCGGGGGACGAGATTGAGGTGGAGGCGGTGGTGCATCCGTACCAGGCTGAGGCTCGGATGGTGCGGGTGAAGGTGAGGGTTCCGGATAGTGTGAGTGCGGGAGCGATGCGTGTTGTGGTGAGCGATGGCGCGACCGTAGACAGGCTGATTACGAAGACGGGGGCGGAGCGGTCGGTGGGGCTGGCCGATACGGTGGCCACGCTGAACCGGATGCATGAGAACGACCGGGTCTATGTGACGCTGCTGAACCATGCGACGCAGGCGGTACTGGAGGGTGAGGCTCTGCCGGGAGTACCGCTGTCGATGGCGAATGTTTTCGAGCCGTTAAAAGATGCGCAGAAGATGCAACTAACGGGGGAGAGTGTGCTGGCTGCGGGGTCGGTGGAGGCGGGGTATGCTGTGAATGGCTACCAGGTATTGAATCTGGTGGTGAGGTAG
- a CDS encoding NAD(P)-dependent alcohol dehydrogenase, which translates to MSEIHGLAVHAAGAHLLAYKYDPGELQGNDVEIKISHCGVCHSDVHLIDNDWGMSKYPFIPGHEIVGTIVGVGSAVKDRTMGERVGVGWQADSCGICEWCRQGQEQLCAKAQPTCVGRNGGFSDKVRVDSRFAVPLPSTLESESAAPLLCGGITVYSPLRNYEVRPSSRVGVIGIGGLGHLGLQFAKAFGAEVTAFSTSKDKEAEAKQLGAHHFVNTRDTGALKKVAGSFDLLLSTVSADQDWQAYVNALRPKGTLCIVGAPPSPMPILGASLITSQKVVAGSNIGSPHEISEMLDVAARHGVKAVTERFAMAKANDAVTKVKKNQVRYRAVLTN; encoded by the coding sequence ATGAGTGAAATACATGGTCTCGCTGTTCATGCGGCCGGCGCACACTTACTAGCTTACAAATACGATCCGGGCGAGTTGCAGGGGAATGATGTCGAGATCAAGATCTCGCACTGTGGCGTGTGCCATAGCGATGTTCACCTGATCGACAATGACTGGGGAATGAGTAAGTATCCGTTTATTCCCGGCCATGAGATTGTGGGGACGATTGTGGGGGTGGGCTCGGCGGTGAAGGACCGTACGATGGGCGAGCGTGTGGGAGTTGGCTGGCAGGCGGATAGCTGCGGGATCTGCGAGTGGTGCCGGCAGGGGCAGGAGCAGCTGTGCGCGAAGGCGCAACCGACTTGTGTGGGACGTAATGGCGGGTTTTCGGACAAGGTTCGTGTCGATTCGCGGTTTGCGGTCCCTTTGCCCTCGACGCTCGAGAGTGAGAGTGCGGCTCCGCTGCTGTGTGGTGGAATTACGGTGTACTCGCCGTTGAGGAACTATGAAGTTCGCCCGTCGTCGCGGGTGGGGGTAATCGGAATTGGCGGTCTTGGGCATCTCGGACTGCAGTTTGCGAAGGCGTTTGGCGCAGAGGTGACGGCGTTCTCGACCTCGAAGGATAAAGAGGCTGAGGCGAAGCAGCTGGGGGCGCATCATTTTGTGAATACGCGTGACACTGGCGCCTTGAAGAAGGTTGCCGGGTCGTTTGATCTTCTGCTTTCGACGGTAAGCGCGGATCAGGATTGGCAGGCTTATGTGAATGCGCTGCGACCCAAGGGGACTCTTTGCATCGTTGGGGCGCCGCCGTCTCCGATGCCTATCCTGGGGGCATCGCTGATTACGAGCCAGAAGGTTGTTGCCGGAAGTAACATCGGAAGTCCGCATGAGATAAGCGAGATGCTGGACGTTGCGGCACGTCATGGGGTTAAGGCGGTTACGGAGCGGTTTGCGATGGCGAAGGCGAACGACGCTGTGACTAAGGTGAAGAAGAACCAGGTACGGTATCGCGCTGTACTGACGAACTAG
- a CDS encoding MOSC domain-containing protein, protein MPKIEGMTKPAIVQAVFTGQPKSITDERGTWTSSILRDRVDGPVHVSLHGLAGDRAAQPYHGGPGAAVCVHLTDHYSFWNTQYKMNLQAGSVGENVTLDHVAEHQVCVGDRVRLGTTLVQVSGPRVPCANLARRIGRPDWVKLTIRENRTGFYLRVLEPGTLQAGNQWIIEERVNQEGSIPAINRCMYLEFDASYARKMLEMPGLEAWWKDQARQKIQDQTGHWTSTMKSGGN, encoded by the coding sequence ATGCCTAAAATCGAAGGCATGACCAAACCCGCCATCGTTCAAGCGGTCTTCACTGGCCAGCCCAAATCGATCACCGACGAGCGTGGCACTTGGACCTCGTCGATCCTTCGTGATCGCGTCGATGGCCCGGTACACGTCTCTCTCCACGGACTCGCCGGTGACCGGGCCGCCCAGCCTTATCACGGAGGTCCCGGCGCAGCGGTCTGCGTGCATTTGACCGATCACTATTCCTTCTGGAACACCCAATACAAGATGAATCTCCAAGCCGGATCTGTCGGCGAAAACGTCACCCTCGATCATGTCGCCGAACATCAGGTATGTGTGGGCGATAGAGTGCGGCTGGGAACCACGCTCGTCCAGGTCAGCGGCCCGCGCGTCCCTTGCGCCAATCTCGCCCGGCGGATTGGACGTCCAGACTGGGTCAAGCTCACCATCCGAGAAAATCGCACAGGCTTTTATCTGCGTGTACTCGAACCGGGCACACTTCAGGCAGGAAACCAGTGGATCATCGAGGAACGAGTCAACCAGGAGGGCTCGATACCGGCAATCAACCGCTGCATGTATCTCGAATTCGACGCTAGCTATGCTCGCAAAATGCTGGAGATGCCCGGTTTGGAAGCGTGGTGGAAAGACCAGGCGCGTCAAAAAATCCAGGATCAAACCGGCCACTGGACATCAACCATGAAGAGTGGAGGCAACTGA
- a CDS encoding trimeric intracellular cation channel family protein has translation MALRDWFPKYRQDVVLLAVDLVGTFVFAVEGALAGIRGELDLLGLLVVSFVTALGGGTVRDLLIGAVPPNSIRDWRYGATAFAGGGAVFCFYQSFQHVPQQLLITLDAAGLALFAMAGAGKALEFGINPMIAVLMGVLTGVGGGTIRDVLMTRVPGILNTDIYASAALAGASLMVIGLALKVPRTIAMTVGGVCCFALRMVAVSRHWNLPKVIAH, from the coding sequence GTGGCGCTGCGGGACTGGTTTCCGAAGTACAGGCAGGATGTGGTGCTGTTGGCGGTGGACCTGGTGGGGACGTTCGTGTTTGCGGTGGAGGGGGCGCTGGCGGGGATTCGCGGTGAGCTGGATCTGCTGGGACTGCTGGTTGTGTCGTTCGTGACGGCCCTCGGTGGTGGGACGGTGAGGGATCTGCTGATCGGGGCGGTGCCTCCGAATAGTATTCGCGACTGGAGGTATGGAGCTACGGCGTTTGCGGGTGGTGGAGCGGTGTTTTGTTTTTATCAATCGTTTCAGCATGTGCCGCAGCAGTTGTTGATTACGCTGGACGCGGCTGGGCTGGCGTTGTTTGCGATGGCAGGCGCGGGAAAGGCGCTGGAGTTTGGGATCAACCCGATGATCGCGGTGCTGATGGGTGTGCTCACTGGTGTCGGTGGTGGGACGATACGGGATGTACTGATGACGCGGGTGCCAGGGATTTTAAATACGGATATTTATGCGTCGGCTGCGCTGGCGGGAGCCTCGTTGATGGTGATTGGGTTGGCGCTGAAGGTGCCGAGGACGATTGCTATGACGGTGGGTGGGGTTTGTTGCTTTGCGTTGCGGATGGTGGCGGTGTCGCGGCATTGGAATCTGCCTAAGGTGATCGCGCACTGA
- a CDS encoding FtsX-like permease family protein: MRFEFFIAARYLRAKRRQAVVGVITAISVIGVAAGVASLIIALAITNGMRRDLQERLVGSTSHVDLMRVAGDGIRDWRPLLARLRGVPHVVAAAPGLYGQVLISKGARSGGGLVKGVIPADEKTVGDLLQSVVQGSAAALEPAVAAAPCGSGTSARNDCGGGVSREIPPIVIGQDMAESLGAKVGDGVLVTSPQGELTPLGLVPKYERFQLVGIFKSGFYQYDSSYAFLRLMDAQRLFSEPDLISVISFKVDDLYHADRVGRAIEDAAGKGFQTTNWMEQNRELFRALKLEQVVTFIVLALIVCVAALNILIALTMMVMEKTRDIAVLMSFGVRADQVRRIFLMQGLLISVIGTVLGLILGYGLSWLGGHYRFIRLDAAVYSIDYLPFAPRVVDAVIVAAVSLGVSLIATIYPSGSAAKVLPAEALRYE; the protein is encoded by the coding sequence ATGCGATTTGAATTTTTTATTGCGGCGCGTTATCTGCGGGCGAAGCGACGGCAGGCTGTGGTGGGGGTGATCACGGCAATTTCAGTGATTGGAGTTGCTGCTGGTGTGGCTTCGCTGATTATCGCGCTGGCGATTACCAATGGGATGCGCAGGGATCTGCAGGAGCGGCTGGTGGGGTCGACCTCGCATGTGGACCTGATGAGGGTGGCGGGCGATGGGATACGGGACTGGCGACCGCTGCTGGCGCGGCTTCGCGGCGTGCCGCATGTGGTGGCCGCTGCTCCGGGATTGTATGGGCAGGTGCTGATCTCGAAGGGGGCGAGGAGTGGTGGTGGGTTGGTGAAGGGCGTGATTCCGGCGGATGAGAAGACGGTCGGGGATCTGCTGCAGAGTGTGGTGCAGGGCTCGGCTGCGGCGTTGGAGCCGGCTGTGGCGGCTGCTCCTTGCGGGAGCGGGACGAGTGCGCGGAATGATTGCGGAGGAGGTGTGTCGCGGGAGATTCCGCCGATTGTGATTGGACAGGATATGGCGGAGTCGCTGGGGGCAAAGGTTGGGGATGGTGTGCTGGTGACGAGTCCGCAAGGGGAGTTGACGCCGCTGGGGCTGGTGCCGAAGTATGAGCGGTTTCAGTTGGTGGGGATCTTCAAGTCGGGTTTTTATCAGTATGACTCGAGCTATGCGTTTCTGCGGTTGATGGATGCGCAGAGGCTCTTTAGTGAGCCGGATCTGATCTCGGTGATCAGCTTCAAGGTGGATGATCTGTATCACGCGGATCGCGTGGGTCGGGCGATAGAAGATGCGGCGGGCAAGGGCTTTCAGACGACGAACTGGATGGAGCAGAATCGTGAGTTGTTTCGCGCACTGAAGCTGGAGCAGGTGGTGACGTTTATTGTGCTGGCGCTGATTGTTTGTGTGGCTGCGCTGAATATTCTGATTGCGCTGACCATGATGGTGATGGAGAAGACGCGCGATATTGCAGTGCTGATGAGCTTCGGGGTGAGGGCGGATCAGGTGAGGCGGATATTTTTGATGCAGGGGTTGCTGATCTCGGTGATTGGGACGGTGCTGGGGTTGATTCTTGGATATGGATTGAGTTGGCTGGGTGGGCACTACCGGTTTATCCGGCTGGATGCTGCGGTTTATTCGATTGATTATCTGCCGTTCGCGCCGCGGGTTGTGGATGCGGTGATTGTGGCGGCGGTGAGTTTGGGAGTGAGTCTGATTGCTACGATTTACCCGAGTGGAAGTGCGGCGAAGGTGTTGCCGGCGGAGGCTTTGCGATATGAGTAA
- a CDS encoding carboxymuconolactone decarboxylase family protein, protein MSNPRLKYGQLAPEGLARMQELEHYLNTQTGLEASLMGLVRLKASLTNGCEYCVRVHTAELKRANETAERIAEVGDWRGSEAYTKRERAALAWTEAVTNIQDGHAPDAVYDEVREHFSEIETVNLTLVITTINAWNRIAISLGAHSGHGSAKGVGGEIRG, encoded by the coding sequence ATGAGTAACCCAAGGTTGAAGTATGGGCAGTTGGCGCCGGAGGGTTTGGCGCGGATGCAAGAGCTGGAGCATTACCTGAATACTCAGACGGGGCTGGAGGCTTCGTTGATGGGGTTGGTGCGGTTGAAGGCTTCGTTGACGAATGGATGTGAGTATTGCGTTCGTGTGCATACTGCGGAGCTGAAGAGGGCGAATGAGACCGCGGAGCGGATTGCGGAGGTTGGTGATTGGCGCGGGTCTGAGGCTTACACGAAGCGGGAGCGGGCGGCGCTGGCCTGGACGGAAGCGGTGACGAATATTCAGGATGGACATGCTCCGGATGCGGTGTATGACGAGGTGAGGGAGCACTTCAGCGAGATCGAGACAGTGAATTTGACGCTGGTGATTACGACGATCAATGCCTGGAATCGGATTGCGATTTCGCTGGGGGCGCATTCGGGGCACGGCAGTGCGAAGGGCGTCGGTGGAGAGATACGTGGCTGA